A stretch of DNA from Arachis hypogaea cultivar Tifrunner chromosome 19, arahy.Tifrunner.gnm2.J5K5, whole genome shotgun sequence:
AGGAAACAGGGGAAGCTCGAAGGGGATGAGGGAGAAAGGAAGAGAGGGAGGAGGAAGGAACGGCGCCGGTTGAGACCTCGCCGCCGTCGGCGTTGCCATCATTGCACGAGAAAAGGGAGACGCTCGCAGTGGAGGAGTCGAGAGAGAACCTGATGCGAAGAGAGGACGACGCATGAAAGGGAGACAAAGATCGCGATGGAGCTGTCCCGCCGCCTACGCTGCGCCCTACCACCGTTGCCGAGCTTCCATAGCTGCCGCGTTTCACCGCCGTTGAGGGTGTCTCCACCACCGAACCTTGGTCGATGCTACTGCCACTGTACGCGAGAGGAAGAGGAGCGATGAGACAAAACACGACTGAGGGAGTGAAGTGGGTTGTCATCGCCGCCAGAATTCTTGGGCGCCGCCGTCGTTCTTGGTGAGTTAATCGTGCCTAGCTACCACAATCACCACCTCTGAACCTTATTTGCTTTGTAACCACCCTCTGTTTGTTTCTAATGTTCCTGGCTCTACTGTATTTGTAGGGATTGTCAGTTTGCCATCAGAGAAAGCAAGCTGCCGCCACCATATTTCAACTTGGACAGTATCATCCTCCTTGTTCTGATTCCAATTTCCCCAATTTTGAAACCGTAACACTCTCATCCTTGCTTAGATTCTATTTCGTTCCTCCACCATGTACTTGTTCTAATCCTGATAgtctatgtatttattttatctcAGCCCTTTTGGCTCCCATTTTCTACTACAATTAGGTCAAGTATTTACGTTGGTGCTGCCTTGAGGCTGTTGAAGCTACACGGCTGGTTCTGTAGTAGGTTGTTGCTGCCACCAATGCTGGTTTAGGTAGAATGATGTGGCTGCGATGTTGAGGGTGCAGTCCAGCCTGCTGTCTTGCCATAATTCTGCCTTCGATTTTTTTTAATTGCGACATCCAGGTAGGGGGTTTAACTTAAacgattttaatttaagaatgcccaccatagataaggctatggtcacggtttttacgcgtgaccatagattaacctatggtcacgctaaaaaaacgtggcctaaagtgtcagaatttgaaaattgtaaccgtgaccatagaaactgtgactataaataaaaaaaaccgtgatagacctatggccacgagagaataggccacggtaaaaaaccgtgactatagatctATGATCATCTTTTTTACTAGCTATGATCACAGTATAGACCTTTTTTTGTAGTGTTTTattctaacttttttttatattttcattttttattctgttttttttttttttttgtatattcttTATTCTGTCTATATGTATATAGCTACTAATCCatctaattataaaaatttataaccaaaAGTAATATGATTCATACTAGTAATATTTATATGTAACATTATCAGCCAAGCATGGACAATAAAATGTTTTggctattatatttaaaatatttatgaacAAGTATATCATATCAAGATAAtattattttctctcaatttaaCTATTATTTGTTATAAAATCATTCATTTACGGTGAGTGTGATGTGTATCGTGTTTAACTTTTCATAAACGCCAAGCAGTAATATACAAGTATAATAGTATATCCATTAACCTTTCGTTCGCAAATAGCATGTCTTAATAATTTATAAGTATATAAGTATAAGTATAATTAGACAATGTCATTTAAGTGTCtctttttagttttgtttttattaaattaattgtttatttttaattttaaataatgtattagttagtttatatttattatattttttaatttttttcaaaaataagttattagtaaaaatcataattattatgAAAAAGGAAAATGTGTTCTAATTAAGAAAAGTgcatttttgtctttttattcaAATTTGTAGATATTCAACTAACGTGAGGTgggtgattacttgtgattagCTATTAGACCTTACATGCATACATGAGATTAAACATATGCTAATACTGTAATTTTTTAAATAGTGATCATGTATTCTTAAATGCATTTAATTTGAATCACGAACTGCTCTTATTGTTACTTTTATAGTGAATTGCCCTTTTAGATAATAcatttatgtatgtatatacatattcgaaaatatttagtaattaaagaaaatcaactaaaaatagtcataacttgtcttatttaacattcattaataattgtgataattaatgaatattaaataaagcaagttctggctgtttttttttttttttgtctctctatatatagaaaaatgaaaaaattctACTCTCCTTTTCTAAAAGAGGTTAAAATGATACTCTCCTctcctaaaaaatattaaaatgacaCTCTCATCTCctctatttgtaaaatatacaCTTCTCTccattataacttttaaaaaatttctttttttaattcattttaaattttttgtattaactaaccttaactttatctatttaaaaaaaaaaaaagtacctttttacaaaaaatatcttttagtaaaaattttatttttttctgattaaattttatttactaaaataccctttaataaattatttttctattgattaaattgtattttttttttcataatatttttaaaaaaaaattaatgattaaattatttttttaagatacccttcaataattttttaattattaatgaaaTTGCTTTGTAAAAATGTAAAGGAATGAgatattagttttttaaatttgggATTTATCCATCCCAACTTGTTTTTAAGTTTTGATAAAGTTGTTAATAATTTTCAATAGTTCTATGaaacaaattatttattaatattaattattatacatattaacatggtaagatttttttagtttaatgttaaaataatatatattgatatcaaaaaattaatagtaaaatataaaaataattattaacgaaaactttggtaaaatcacaatttaataattaaaaaattattgaagggtattttagacaaaaataatttaatcattaaaaaaaattttaagagaatattttggtaaaaatacaatttaatcaataaaaaaataatttattaaagaataaataaaatttaatcacaaaaaaaaatttactaaaaggtatttttgtaaaaaataatttattttttttaaaatggataaagttaacgttagttaatataaaaaaattaaaatagattaaaaaaaatttttttaaatgttatataaaaaaatatatattttataaataaaaaaaaggtgtTATTTTAgcatctttcaaaaaaaaaaaattcttaaaaataaaacatgcaatGGTTGCTACCTTATACAAGCACGCAATTGATGACTCGAATAGTCGAATCCTTTAAGGATTTGAGTTCGGTTAGTTTAAACCTATTTAACTGAACTTTATACATGTACTAAAAAGAATATgcattagaataataaaaaaatcaattaatttagaATTCTTTGAGATGTAGTGTAATGAATTTCCACCTATAAATATACAACGTAACTCTCCATGACTGCATCTCCCAAAATTGATACACAAAAAATATTGAGATTATTAAGAATAATTATCATCAAGTGTTCGATCGATAGATCATCATGACTAACAAGTTAATAACCATgataaatcttttttcaattttccTTCTGGTTTCAGGTTGATATATCTCTGTTATTACTAGACCTATATCAATATTATATATTCTACATCAAGATTATTAAATGTGTTCTTTAACTCTTTGCATGCAGCTCTCTCGATAACACTTCATCAAGTGGCTGAAGGCGCAACGATTTGTAGAGATCAATGGGAGGTTACTAACTGCGACGATTTTAACTTTTGTCGCAATAAATGTTTGAAACTTCATCCGGGGCCCATGACATGGTCACGTTGCATAGATTTAGCAGAAGCTTTCTATTGTATCTGTGAATTCTCTTGCTGATTATTTAGTACATTTTAACATGGGTTTTGCCTACAAGAATTTTACATGTTGCTATTACAAAATGATCATGGAGAGAAAAAGAGACTTAAATAGTTCTCATTTCATTTCTGGTTGTATTGCTGATATTGTATCGAATGAATGGACAAATATCAAGccaatattttagattttttttttatagtattagaatttaaaaataagcttaaaatttagaatttaaagtaTTCAGAGTTGATTAagtattgataaaaaataataaattttgtttattatgCAACATTACTCTTATTTAATATAACTCGCACGCATTTCTTTTCATATCTAAAGCCTGTCCAATGCAACAGATATCTTGAAGAAGGTGAAAATCAAAGTATTGAAGAGAAAGAATAAGATAGTAGAAGAAATGCAAACTAACTAATGAACGTTCTATTTCTTAATCTTGCCAGCTTGATTCAGAAGGTGCATATTTGTGATATCTCTCGCTCTATGATTTATTGCTCTCACACTCCTCTTCATCAATCACTTGCTGAATTCTCAATCCTCCTTCGTTCTTCTCCATTGTTAATCTCAATCTTCTCtcattttttcttattcttcttcttttgttaaCTCTGCCTTTTTCATGTGCCCAAAGGCTATAGAGACTTGTTACAACTCAAGAATTAGAATGCCCACTAGAATTACTTTTAGCTATAGGGTTACTTTGTAATAAATATACGGTTCCACAACCCTAATTTTTCGAATTtcaaaactaaaaatacaaaTGATTGGTTTGAGTTGGTTTATGTTATAGTTTGTTagctaaatatataattaaaaattattgcgAGGAGCTAAAAGAACAATGAGGACAATAGAAAGGGATAACTAATAAATAACAATAGGAGTTTATGGTCTTTgataaataactaataaatatataaGAACCTATTGACAACGCAAATAGCATCCAAGAACAATGGATATATCatcagcaagcttcctttcttCACTCACTTCTCAACCTAATCTTCCTAGACTAACTACCAACACAAGTGTTgaatcatttttttcatttttgcatTCTCATGCAAGAGAATTAGCAGAGAGCTATCTCCCTAAACTTGCAAGTTCTTGAGTCTCTCCCCTGCATCAATATACAACTCTAAGTTTAAAGATCCATATATCTTACTttcgtgtgtgtgtgtgagattCACGTATTTCAATTCCAATCAACTGTTGACGTCAGCTACGGCTATGGCTGCTACTGTCTCCCCAATGAAGAGCTATAAAGTATTAATCAACTTTATCAGATAATAATGATTATTGACATAAACATCCAGTTTGCAGAAGTTACTAGAGTCTAGAGGTGGCATTTTCCTTTTTGTTAGGGAAAAAGCTATAACCactatgtaatttatttttattattttacttgtGTATTTTGcacctttaatttttttttgaattaaaaagtgCTCAACACAACAAGGTGGAGCAAACAGATATAAGAAACAGAAGATAACGTAAATAGAAACCCATCAACCCCTCATCATCTCCAGCATTGCCATCAATAGCCAAAGGGAGTACCACCAATCTACTCATCGGATAGCAAAAAGGACCTGCTGATGACTTCCTCTACTCTTGAGCCATGATTATTGAAGACACGGTTATTCCTTTCTAACCAAATTGCCCAGATCACAGCAAAGAAGCCAACCAACCACCGCTTTCTCTCAACTTTTCGATGTGAAGCATGTGTCCAACTCTCAAAATGTTGCTTCAGTGTTTCAGGTACGGTCCAAGCCCTTCCAAGGGCAAACAGCCAtgcgcaccacacctgccaagtgagCTCACAGCCAAGAAACAGATGGACAGCCGACTCAACAGCCTTGCAACATAAAGGACACATGTTATCGAGCTGGCCAATCACCCCTAGCCTGGAAAGCCTTTCTTTAGTATTCACCCTCCCAACCAAGACAAACCAAGTGAACAGTTCAATCCTTTGCGGGACAAATCCCCTCCAAATAACACTAGTGAAGCTATAACTAGTAATTTCCTCCGGGAGGACTACTTCCTGCAACCTCGTCACAAAGGATTTAGTTGAAAAAATACCAGTTCTGTCAAATTTCCAAATCACCTTGTCCTCTCGCTCCATTGTTAGCTTAACCGATCGTAGTGTCTCGTGAAGGTGGTTCAAAAGGTCTAGCTCCCACTGAAACAATTGTCTCCTCCATTGGAAGCTCCATATCCACTCCAACCCATCCCAGAACCCGCAGTCCCCTATTACAGATCCTTTAAGATTCGAGACCGAGAAAAGTCTTGGAAACAGATCTTTCAAGACCCCATCAGGGTGCCAGACGTCCTCCCAGAACCTGGTTGATCTGCCGTTCCCAACCTCCATTGATAGGCCTCTGATCATTGTCTCCCTAACTTGTGGTTCCCTTATTTGAAGCTGACATATATCCTTCCAAGGACCCCCTCTGGTGGGAACAGGTTGCCCATGCAGCGTCTCAAAAGGGTTCATGTTATTACAAGAGCAGACCACTTTTTTCCAAAGGGGGCACTCCTCTTTCgaaaaccgccaccaccacttaaacaaaagAGCGGTATTCCGAAGCACTGCATCTCCAACTCCCAAACCACCCACCTTTTTAGGTGCCATCACTACCTCCCACTTCACTAGTGGCATCCCCATTCTCCCATCCTCTTGACTCCACAAGAACCGCCGTTGTAAGGAAATCAACTTCTCTGCTACTGCCTTTGGCATCTTGTACAAGCTCAGATAATAGATAGGCAAGCTATTAAGGACAGATTTTATGAGCACCAGCTTACCCGCCTTATTGAGCGTCTTTGCTTTCCACAGGCCCAGCTTGTCTTCCACTTTGTCAATCACTGGTTGCCACGTTTTCACAAGTCTCGGATTCGCTCCCAATGAGATGCCCAGGTATCGAACAGGGAGAGTTGCCTCCTTACAATCCAGCAAGCAACACATCTCCCGTGTCCATCGCTGATCACAGTTAACCGGAATGAGACTtgacttttcaaaattaatgctcaaCCCGGACATCAGCTCGAAGCACCGCAGTAGACGCTTATAATTCTTGATGGTCTCTTCCTCTGGAGGGCAAAAAAGAATAGTATCGTCTGCAAACTGTAGGTGTGACAACTCAATGTTATCTCGTCCAACTAATAGCGGAAGTATGCGGCCATTCCTCACCGCCTCTTCTATCATTCGATGAAGAACATCCACAACTAACACAAACAGGAAGGGAGATAAAGGGTCTCCTTGCCGTAGCCCCCTTTCCATTTTGAAGGGTTTAGTTGGAGCTCCATTGATTAGGACTGACATGGACGCAGAACATACACACTCCTTGATCCACCCCCTCCAACGATTTCCAAAACCCATCTTCTGCAGAACGATGTCAACAAAACTCCATTTGACCCGGTCATACGCCTTCTGAAAATCCAGTTTAATAATTGCAGAGCTACGTCTTCTGGATTTTAGCCAATGCACAGTTTCACACGCTATCAGAGCCCCGTCATGGATTTTCCTACCCTGCACAAAAGTCGTCTGAGTCTCGCCCACTAAACCTGGCATCACATGCCGCATCCTTCGAACCATGACTTTAGATATGACCTTATAAACGCACCCCACCATACTAATCGGTCGAAAGTCTTTTATCTCTGTAGCTCCAACGAACTTCGGTGCCAGCGCCACCCAAGTGACATTTGAGCCCCTAGGTAGTACAGCTGATTGGAAGAATCCCAACACTGCTTCTGTGAATTCCCTCCCAATACTTCTTAATGAAATTCATATTATACCCATCACTCCCAGGAGCTTTTGAAGACTCACAATCCCATACTGCAGCCTTTATTTCTTCTGCACTTGGCATCACTTCCAGCTCTGCTGCCTCCTCCCCAGTTATTCGCCTAACCAGCCCATCCCGGATTCCAATATTAGGTGAATGTTCCTGGTGATACAACTCTTTGTAGAAATCTCGTATAGCTACCTTTATCCGTGCTTGATTCCTTACTATTCTGCCTTGTATCCTTAAGGCTTCAATCCGATTGCTCCTCCTGCGAGCTGATGCAAGATTGTGGAAGTATCTAGTGTTTTTATCCATCTTCTTAGCATGCCTAGATCgtgacatctgcttccaatggaTTTCCTTTCTAATATACCATTTCTTACAAGAGCTCACAAGCGCCTTCCTTCTCGCCTCCATTGTTCCATCATATACTCCATGACTCACCATATCATCTACCTTCCTGATCTCCTCCTCAAACCTACTAATCCTCATGTCTAGATCACCAAATTTCTCTTTATGCCATCTCCCCATTGGAATCGTCATAGCCTTTAGTTTATCCATGAACTGCATCTCCCCGATGCTCCTCCATTCCTCCTTTACCATTCTCAAAAATCCATCATGAGTAAACCATGAATCCAGGCTTCGAAACGGTCTCGACTCCCCTCCTAACTTAGTTACGTTCATGATCATCGGACAATGGTCTGACAGTCCTCTTGGGCCCCCCCGTAACATTGTTTCAGAAAATTCTTCCAACCATTCCAAATTAACCAAGACCCTGTCAATACGACTACATGATTGGCCCCGGAACCATGTGAACTGCCTATCAGACAAAACTAGATCCACCAACTCCATATCATGAATCCAAGATTTAAACTCTACTGCAGACCTTGGCAGAGACATGGCCCCCAGTCGTTCTTCCACTTGAACAATTTCGTTAAAATCCCCCATGAAACAAAACGGTACCTGACATAAACCGGACAAGAAGCTTAGCTCTTCCCACACTACAAGCTTTTCCTCCCTACCATGTTCACCATAAACCAAGCAGAACGCACACCAAAAATTATTCTTTACCAGCACTCCATCCACACAAATCCACCTAGCTCCTTTATAGCAGCAACTTAAATTAAAAACCGTGTTATCCCACATCAATAACAGGCCGCCAGAAGCACCTTCGGCCTCCACAAACTCCCAACCCACTCCATCACTACCCCACAACTGCACTACCTCAAATTTAGTCACCACCGCTTTCTTTGTCTCTATTAAGCCTAGTACATGCACATTGAACTTCTTCCTAAGATTTTTAACCATACTCAATTTTCCAGTTCCCGCCAACCCCCGCACATTCCAGGATGCAAAAGTCATTGTAAAACAGTATTACACACCTGCTTCCTATTTTTTGGGCGACTCCTTCTagccttttctttctgtttagcCAATTTCTTTCTCAAAGCGATCTTCTCATTCTGTGCCTGGAGTATCGCCATGATATCGTCTTCCTCATCATAAGGCTCTGCTCCAGATTCCACCGCCAAGTTCCAAGCTATTCTGTTTTCTTGTGTGTCTGCTGCCCTTCCGGTCCCAGACGTTTTCAACTCTCCTTCGCTCTCTACAACATGTGGGTCCAGCTCTAAACCTGCCAGTGATACCCCCTCCCCCAATCCCTCTGTCACCAATGTCACTGACAGCCCGGCCTCTGAACCGGTAACTGGGCCAGCCGCGGCATTGCCCTTTACCAAACTCTCTTGGCATTGTAACACCCCAGCGGTCGTTGTTGCCATAGCTACCCCCAAGTCCTCAGCCAAACGCCGTTCCCCTGCTACTCGGCCATTAGCACTCTTCCAATCGCTTCCCAAAATTTCATCATCCTCGCCGGATCCCTCAAACCCAGACCGATTCCCTGCGCCATGTCCAACCTCTCCCGTATCACCCAAAGCCCCATTCGCAATCTTCCGGCCCTCCCCTTCATCTGTGCCAACCTTCTCAACCGCCAACAGGGGCGATGTTCTCGCAACAGCAGCCACGCTGCTTGCCCTCACCCGACTCGGCTCCCCCTCCCACCACAAGTATATCGCATGTCGTCCCCTTCCTCAGATCCCACCGTAGGTACCATCCGCAAGCACCCCAAACCGGACACCGGACCAGCCCGTTCCTCCCGGCCCCCCTCCTTGCCCGCTGCAAACCCTCCCATGGCTCTTGGAGATTCATCAGCCTCTTGCTGACAGACACCCTCTAATGCCCTCGTGCCCTCACGCACACACACCTGAAGCTCAACCCGATCCAATACCGGCGCCACTTGAGACTTAGCCCGGCCCAACTCCTGCCTCCTTTCACACTCATCACGTGGGCTACCAAACTGCAAGCCCAATTGAGCAACCTTAGAGTTCGTTGAACAGCTTTGGGCTGCTACACTATAATTAATCACTTGACCATGTGTTGGACCTACCCATCTCCTACTACTAGTGACGTCCCCTTCAGTCTTCTCCCCACCCGTTGCCAGATCCCAGGACACAGTCCTCTCCGAGTCATCACCCTCAACATTCGGTGAAGACTCCGCACATCTAGCCTTCGTCACGCTTGGACTAACTGCATTGATTGCGTCCCTCTTcggttcaaaatttaaaagtttgttaCTCCACTCATTCAAAATTTCTGAGGAAATTACAGATCCACCCTTCACCGGCTCATCCTCCCTTACTGTCCATGCCATCAACTCCGCCGCTGCATCCCAGCTCAACCGTTGCGCAGGACTCTGAGCATCCGCATCAGTACATCCACGACCTCCAGTAGCACAACCTTCTCCAAGAACAAAGCCCCGGTTACCTCCCCTCCCACCATTCGTCCCATGATCAAAGGAAGCGTAGGCGCCACTTCCCACCTCTGTGACAAACGCATCAAACATATCCGTTTCAACAGCGATACCAATTCGTTCATGGATTACCTCAAATCTGTCCGTCTCAATTAACACACGTCCCATGCTGAACGACACTCCCGAGACCGTTGCTGAATCAAGACTCACCACCTCTCCCCACTGTTGACCAATTAATCGGAACGTATCTTCAGACCATGCATGAACCGGCACCCCACTGCACTCGAGCCAGACTCTTCTTCGATCACACCGGTCAGTCTCACTCCACCGACAAACACGATAGAAAAAATTCAAGAAGCCATTCATAGTAAACGTGAGAGCCTCATCCGCCCGTTGAGTACTATCGAATACGAGCAAAGCTTTGTTAGGCCCCAACTCACAAACCTGCACAACATGGGGCCACTCCCGTCGTGCTATGGCGTTCAACCGGCTGAAATCAATTGCTTTCCAAGTACTACCAACAATGCTCCGCCTCAGCCATTCCACATTACTCTCGACCTGTGAAGCTTGGATAACCCGTACCCCTGTATTCTCATTAACCTTCGGCCCACATTGTTTCTGAGTGTCATGTTTGATTGCGTCCAACTGAAACTTGTCCAGATTGACATTATGTTCACACTCGACCACCCTGGCAGGCCCTGAAATTCCTTCATTATCAATAGAGTTCCCACAAACAAGCATCCTCCTATCAGTATCCATCCTCGTATCAGCCCTGTCTCTGCTGTTATTTCCCTTGGATTCACCCCTCCGGAACTTAGTCTTACTAACAAAAATCTCTGTTCCCCGTAAGCACATGCAGTTCATCTCAGAGATTGCCTTCAACGCTCCACCCTTCGTAGTATACCGAATAAACGCAAACAAGTATACGAAGCCACCCTTTGTCTTCCTGGATAAGTAAATGTCATTGATCCTCCCAGTCCAAGAGAACAATCCAAATAACTCCCGCTTCGAAATGTCGCCCGGCAATCCATCCACGAAGATGGTGAACGAGTCCTGTTCCAATTGAAGAAACTTTTCTCGCTTCCAAATCTTTGGATCCCGAGCTAGATGTTGAGCATTCACCGGCCGACCCTGCCCGGCCACTCCCCACTCCCCACGTTCTTTTGCTCTCATGCTCTCATGCTCTCATAAAATTTTGCCTTGCCAAGAGTAACTTAACTTTTGcacctttaattatttattattattatagaaatttattgtaaatttaagtgtgtttttttattagaattttgtattctttatttttaaatttcaggATTTCTACCAAGCTTCCAGTTAAACCAAATTTAACATCATctctttttagaaattataaaataGCATAAATAACTTGCAGATCAAACTTAGACCAATTGATAAATATTGCAGGTATGGAATGTTTTTATCACGCATTATTGGTTTGTTAGAACAATTTAATTGTATACTCGTGACTCGTTCTTTCTTGGAGCACTGAACTCAGCAAAAAGTGCAAAACAACTTTAAAGAAAGCCACACCTTAGTTAGCAGTTTGCACCCTTAATTTGCTTGCTTCTTCTTCATAATGGACCACTCTAAAAAGCTTCACCAAAACATGCTCCCA
This window harbors:
- the LOC112778190 gene encoding uncharacterized protein yields the protein MTFASWNVRGLAGTGKLSMVKNLRKKFNVHVLGLIETKKAVVTKFEVVQLWGSDGVGWEFVEAEGASGGLLLMWDNTVFNLSCCYKGARWICVDGVLVKNNFWCAFCLVYGEHGREEKLVVWEELSFLSGLCQVPFCFMGDFNEIVQVEERLGAMSLPRSAVEFKSWIHDMELVDLVLSDRQFTWFRGQSCSRIDRVLVNLEWLEEFSETMLRGGPRGLSDHCPMIMNVTKLGGESRPFRSLDSWFTHDGFLRMVKEEWRSIGEMQFMDKLKAMTIPMGRWHKEKFGDLDMRISRFEEEIRKVDDMVSHGVYDGTMEARRKALVSSCKKWYIRKEIHWKQMSRSRHAKKMDKNTRYFHNLASARRRSNRIEALRIQGRIVRNQARIKVAIRDFYKELYHQEHSPNIGIRDGLVRRITGEEAAELEVMPSAEEIKAAVWDCESSKAPGSDGYNMNFIKKYWEGIHRSSVGILPISCTT